The Nitrospira sp. genome window below encodes:
- the pxpB gene encoding 5-oxoprolinase subunit PxpB, which translates to MSQESIRLAPLGDSAITIEFGDDIDPHINARVVTFANTIMDRGWKGILDVVPTYRSVTIHFDALHWNVSTLVERLKRLPRPNSDGITAHGRLHTIPVLYGGEWGPDLGDLARYAGLTPTDTIRLHTSVPYQVYMLGFSPGFPYLGLVPERLGMPRLSTPRTKVPAGSVGIADRQTGIYPSSTPGGWRLIGRTPIPLYRKTDSSPFLLKPGELVRFHAIDRDSFDRLAGEYARAND; encoded by the coding sequence ATGTCACAAGAGTCGATCCGTCTTGCGCCGCTCGGCGACTCAGCGATCACGATTGAGTTCGGAGACGACATTGATCCCCATATCAACGCCCGTGTGGTTACCTTCGCCAACACCATCATGGACCGAGGGTGGAAAGGCATCCTGGATGTTGTCCCAACCTATCGATCCGTCACCATCCATTTCGATGCCCTTCACTGGAACGTGTCCACATTGGTCGAACGGCTGAAGCGATTACCTCGCCCAAACTCGGATGGGATCACGGCTCACGGCAGGTTGCACACCATCCCCGTCTTATACGGCGGTGAATGGGGACCGGATCTGGGCGACCTGGCTCGCTACGCCGGCCTTACACCTACTGACACGATTCGGCTGCATACATCGGTGCCCTATCAGGTCTACATGCTGGGATTCAGCCCGGGATTCCCCTATTTAGGACTGGTCCCTGAGCGCTTGGGGATGCCTCGCCTCTCCACTCCTCGCACCAAGGTTCCTGCCGGCTCAGTCGGTATCGCCGATCGTCAGACCGGAATTTATCCATCCTCAACACCCGGCGGTTGGCGCTTGATTGGGCGGACACCAATTCCCCTGTATCGGAAGACGGATTCAAGCCCCTTTCTGCTCAAGCCTGGCGAGCTGGTCCGATTCCACGCCATCGATCGAGACTCATTCGATCGGCTAGCCGGCGAGTACGCACGTGCGAACGATTGA
- a CDS encoding FAD-dependent oxidoreductase yields MNPAAVQVETQRFLQDLERVYPGAMEAATVVQGRYRAHLDHWPSNPFTKGSYTCYRPGQFTTIAGLEGVPVDNLLFAGEHTNSFYEWQGFMEGAALSGITAAHSILATANVR; encoded by the coding sequence ATGAACCCTGCTGCCGTCCAGGTCGAAACACAGCGATTCTTACAGGATCTTGAGCGCGTGTATCCAGGCGCCATGGAAGCAGCCACTGTGGTTCAAGGACGGTACCGCGCCCATCTCGATCATTGGCCGTCAAATCCGTTCACGAAAGGCAGCTATACCTGCTATCGTCCTGGCCAATTCACCACGATAGCAGGATTGGAGGGCGTTCCAGTGGACAACCTCCTCTTTGCCGGAGAACATACCAATTCGTTCTATGAATGGCAGGGCTTCATGGAAGGAGCAGCCCTTTCCGGCATCACCGCTGCGCACTCCATCTTAGCCACGGCCAACGTTCGGTAA
- a CDS encoding FAD-dependent oxidoreductase: protein MARSAAFRSFARLMAAAVLADDRHVSANDALGSLDEFTATRTSRLISRRRFLAKTAAIGTTLAFGTMCSRESATAKTTSPTLSVGIVGAGLAGLACADILKTRGINASIYEAGSRAGGRCWSLRGFFPGQVAERGGELIDTLHKTMLGYAKRFGLQLEDVNKEPGEVFYYFSGQRYTETAVVTEFRDFVSVIRTDMHRLSREVTARSHTSDDAALDHTSLLAYLEGQNGAGIAARPMAKAVIIAAYEAEYGLAAREQSCLNFLLFIHSDRRSSFTPFGVFSDERYHLVDGNDRIIEGLTGEIPGQVTSNSRLLRVRRLSDGRIELTFQQEARTVTFTHDTAVLAIPFTTLRLVELDANLALPPAQRQAILTLGYGTNAKMNVGFSRRPWHQLGGNGTSYSNLAHHQTTWEPNPSVGSDTRAILLDYSGGQRGLT, encoded by the coding sequence ATGGCCCGCAGCGCCGCCTTTCGTTCGTTCGCACGGCTGATGGCCGCCGCCGTGCTGGCTGATGATCGACATGTTTCAGCGAATGATGCGCTCGGATCATTGGATGAATTTACAGCAACCCGCACCTCACGGCTGATCTCTCGACGCCGCTTTCTGGCCAAGACAGCAGCTATCGGTACGACCCTCGCCTTTGGCACCATGTGTTCCCGTGAGTCCGCCACCGCTAAAACTACATCGCCCACCCTGTCCGTCGGCATCGTTGGCGCGGGACTGGCTGGACTGGCTTGTGCTGACATCCTCAAGACGCGCGGCATCAACGCTTCGATCTACGAGGCTGGGTCTCGTGCTGGCGGGCGCTGTTGGTCGCTGCGTGGCTTTTTCCCTGGACAAGTCGCAGAGCGTGGCGGCGAGCTGATCGATACGCTTCACAAAACTATGTTGGGATACGCGAAGCGATTCGGGCTGCAGCTCGAAGACGTCAACAAGGAACCGGGAGAGGTCTTCTACTACTTTTCGGGACAACGGTATACGGAAACCGCGGTGGTCACGGAGTTTCGCGACTTCGTCTCCGTGATACGAACCGACATGCATCGCCTGTCACGGGAAGTGACGGCCCGGAGTCATACGTCGGATGATGCGGCACTCGACCACACCAGCCTGCTGGCTTATCTGGAAGGACAGAATGGAGCAGGAATCGCAGCGCGACCGATGGCCAAAGCCGTCATTATCGCAGCCTATGAAGCAGAATATGGGCTCGCGGCACGTGAACAAAGTTGTCTTAACTTTCTCCTGTTCATCCATTCCGATCGACGCTCGAGCTTCACCCCATTCGGTGTCTTCAGTGACGAACGGTATCATCTCGTCGACGGCAATGATCGTATCATTGAAGGATTAACCGGCGAGATTCCAGGGCAAGTGACGTCCAATAGTAGGCTCCTTCGCGTGCGGCGTCTCAGTGACGGACGAATCGAGTTGACCTTCCAACAAGAGGCCCGCACGGTCACGTTTACCCATGACACGGCTGTACTCGCGATCCCGTTTACGACGCTACGCCTCGTTGAACTCGATGCCAACCTGGCCCTGCCACCTGCGCAACGCCAGGCGATCTTGACCTTAGGATACGGCACCAACGCGAAAATGAACGTCGGCTTCTCGCGCCGCCCATGGCACCAGCTCGGAGGCAATGGCACCTCCTATTCCAATCTCGCCCATCATCAAACGACCTGGGAACCCAACCCGAGCGTAGGATCGGATACGAGAGCGATCTTACTCGACTATTCCGGCGGACAGCGAGGGCTCACATGA
- a CDS encoding alpha/beta hydrolase — protein sequence MTSRRLFYATNRNHLGKDRWRPDGYGKKFSDDGVENLRFGRVTIEVEEAKIAKYLEDDRGSMGQGDGEAMIKYLAKCAESADIVAYREKINRSIAENQQEKVKLGSQGAFSDLQAIMRKNTDVLLFIHGFNVSWTAAVGTALSLQEMLNHSPDGDPDQAVQVVLFSWPSDGMALPFVSYKSDRSEAAGSGNAVGRAILKVRDFLASLRRADETLCKQDMHILCHSMGNYLLQNALERCDAFTPGNALPRLFEHIFLCAPDVDDTALETGQPLERLHELARSVSVYHNQGDVALVVSDFTKGNPDRLGSNGPAKPAVVHNKVHQVDCTPIVKGLTEHSYYLVGHVNADIRMSIDGLQHDDPRRRRNRVGLMGNQWEMRTT from the coding sequence ATGACATCCCGACGCCTCTTTTACGCAACCAACCGCAACCACCTGGGCAAGGACCGCTGGCGACCCGATGGCTACGGGAAGAAGTTCAGCGATGATGGGGTTGAAAACCTCCGGTTTGGTCGGGTGACCATCGAAGTAGAGGAAGCCAAGATCGCCAAGTACCTCGAAGACGACAGAGGATCAATGGGGCAAGGCGACGGTGAGGCCATGATCAAGTACTTGGCCAAATGTGCGGAGTCGGCCGATATCGTCGCCTATCGCGAAAAGATCAATCGATCCATCGCCGAAAACCAGCAGGAGAAGGTCAAGCTGGGATCGCAAGGAGCCTTCTCGGATCTGCAAGCAATTATGCGCAAGAACACGGACGTCCTGCTGTTCATCCATGGGTTCAACGTCTCATGGACCGCCGCCGTCGGCACGGCTCTATCGCTTCAAGAAATGCTGAACCATTCGCCCGATGGAGACCCTGATCAGGCCGTGCAGGTCGTGCTGTTTTCATGGCCCTCCGACGGGATGGCGCTCCCGTTCGTCTCCTATAAGTCCGATCGCTCGGAAGCAGCCGGATCCGGAAACGCCGTCGGTCGAGCCATTCTTAAGGTCAGAGACTTTCTCGCAAGCCTGCGACGCGCAGATGAAACCCTCTGCAAGCAGGACATGCATATCCTCTGCCATTCGATGGGTAATTACTTGCTGCAGAACGCACTCGAGCGGTGTGACGCCTTCACGCCGGGCAACGCCTTGCCGCGTCTGTTCGAGCACATTTTTCTCTGCGCGCCGGATGTCGACGACACGGCATTGGAGACAGGACAACCGTTAGAGCGGCTGCATGAATTAGCCAGAAGTGTCAGTGTCTACCATAATCAGGGTGACGTCGCGCTCGTCGTATCGGATTTCACGAAAGGCAATCCCGATCGTCTTGGATCGAATGGACCGGCGAAACCGGCCGTGGTGCACAACAAAGTGCATCAAGTCGATTGCACACCCATCGTCAAGGGCCTGACCGAACACAGTTACTATCTCGTGGGCCATGTGAATGCGGACATCCGGATGAGCATCGACGGGTTGCAGCATGACGACCCACGGCGTCGACGCAATCGAGTCGGCCTCATGGGCAACCAATGGGAAATGCGCACGACGTAA